Proteins co-encoded in one Methanofollis sp. genomic window:
- a CDS encoding NAD(P)H-hydrate dehydratase, producing the protein MFEDLWEFCETGVITPERMRAVDRNSMALGVSGLQLMEAAGLAVVAAVRESSPSRVLVLCGRGNNGGDGLVVARHLQDSEVDVVCPAYGSATPDFLAQLAALRACPAAVHEVRVPADVEALSPLFARADLIVDAMLGTGAEGVPREPLLSMVRLMNASAARVVAVDVPTPGARADLIVTFHRPKEAGGRVAEIGIPLAAEICTGPGDLLCLRPKGPSAHKGAGGEVLVVGGGPYQGAPFLAGMAALRAGADIVRVASPAYVENPDLIHVPLFGRVIGDEHLAALVTLAERADVVLCGNGLGTESHDVVMALARHAKRLVLDADALRSPLPAGPETVYTPHAAEFVRAFGRPLPSSLRDRARTVRGAVPEGAAVLLKGAVDIISDGQRVRFNRTGCPAMTVGGTGDVLAGLAAGLFCRLPAFDAACVAAYANGLAGEAAAAGRDAGMTATEMLARIPEVLYG; encoded by the coding sequence ATGTTTGAGGATCTCTGGGAGTTCTGCGAGACGGGCGTGATCACGCCCGAGCGGATGCGTGCGGTGGACAGGAACAGCATGGCCCTCGGCGTCTCCGGTCTCCAGTTGATGGAGGCGGCCGGCCTTGCGGTCGTTGCGGCGGTGCGGGAGTCCTCGCCGTCGCGGGTGCTCGTCCTCTGCGGGCGGGGGAACAATGGCGGCGACGGCCTTGTCGTCGCCCGCCACCTCCAGGACTCTGAGGTGGACGTGGTCTGTCCGGCATACGGCTCCGCGACCCCCGATTTCCTCGCCCAGCTCGCCGCCCTCCGGGCCTGCCCGGCCGCCGTCCATGAGGTGCGCGTGCCAGCCGACGTGGAGGCCCTCTCCCCCCTCTTCGCGAGGGCCGACCTGATCGTCGACGCCATGCTCGGCACCGGGGCGGAGGGCGTGCCGCGGGAGCCCCTGCTCTCGATGGTCAGGCTCATGAACGCGAGCGCGGCCCGCGTGGTGGCGGTCGACGTGCCGACGCCCGGGGCCCGGGCCGACCTGATCGTCACCTTCCACCGCCCGAAGGAGGCGGGCGGCCGGGTGGCGGAGATCGGCATCCCCCTTGCAGCCGAGATCTGCACCGGCCCCGGCGACCTCCTCTGCCTGCGGCCGAAGGGGCCGTCAGCCCACAAGGGGGCCGGCGGCGAGGTGCTCGTCGTCGGCGGCGGGCCGTACCAGGGCGCCCCCTTCCTCGCCGGCATGGCCGCGCTCAGGGCCGGTGCCGACATCGTGCGTGTCGCCTCCCCCGCGTACGTGGAGAACCCCGACCTCATCCACGTCCCCCTATTCGGTCGGGTGATCGGCGACGAGCACCTCGCCGCTCTCGTCACCCTCGCGGAGAGGGCCGACGTCGTCCTCTGTGGGAACGGCCTCGGCACGGAGAGCCACGACGTGGTGATGGCCCTCGCCCGGCATGCGAAAAGGCTCGTCCTCGACGCCGACGCCCTCCGCTCTCCCCTCCCCGCGGGGCCGGAGACGGTCTACACCCCCCATGCCGCGGAGTTCGTCAGGGCCTTCGGCCGCCCTCTCCCCTCGTCCTTGCGTGACCGCGCCCGCACCGTGCGCGGGGCCGTGCCCGAGGGCGCCGCGGTCCTCCTGAAAGGTGCCGTCGACATCATCTCTGACGGCCAGCGGGTCCGCTTCAACAGGACGGGCTGCCCCGCAATGACCGTCGGCGGGACAGGCGACGTCCTCGCCGGGCTTGCGGCCGGCCTCTTCTGCCGCCTCCCGGCCTTCGACGCCGCATGCGTCGCGGCATATGCGAACGGCCTCGCCGGCGAGGCAGCGGCCGCCGGGCGGGACGCCGGCATGACCGCAACAGAAATGCTCGCCCGCATTCCAGAGGTACTGTATGGTTGA
- the psmA gene encoding archaeal proteasome endopeptidase complex subunit alpha gives MQPQYQMGYDRAITVFSPDGRLYQVEYAREAVKRGTTAVGIKCREGVILLVDKRVSSRLLESSSIEKIYLIDDHIGVASSGLVGDARLLVERARVEAQINRVTYDESIDVETLAKKICDHMQVYTQFGGARPYGTALLIAGIFEGEVRLFETDPSGTLLEYKATGIGIGRPAAMKIFEEEYNPEMTIPDAIRLGLKALHAATEGKFDVQTVEIGVIEVANPFFRKMEAAEVKSFVDQMDFESVAEPSGE, from the coding sequence ATGCAACCACAATATCAGATGGGATATGACCGGGCGATCACGGTCTTCAGCCCGGACGGCCGTCTCTACCAGGTAGAGTACGCACGCGAGGCAGTGAAGCGGGGGACCACTGCAGTCGGGATCAAGTGCAGGGAAGGTGTGATCCTTCTTGTCGACAAGCGGGTATCGTCCCGCCTCCTTGAATCCTCGTCGATCGAGAAGATCTACCTGATCGACGATCACATCGGTGTCGCATCCTCAGGCCTTGTCGGCGACGCCCGCCTCCTTGTGGAAAGGGCGCGGGTCGAGGCACAGATCAACAGGGTGACCTACGACGAGTCGATCGATGTCGAGACCCTGGCAAAGAAGATCTGCGACCACATGCAGGTGTACACCCAGTTCGGCGGCGCCCGCCCGTACGGCACGGCCCTGCTGATCGCGGGCATCTTCGAGGGCGAGGTTCGCCTCTTCGAGACCGACCCGTCGGGCACGCTCCTCGAGTACAAGGCGACAGGCATCGGCATCGGCCGGCCTGCGGCCATGAAGATCTTCGAGGAGGAGTACAACCCCGAGATGACGATCCCCGACGCGATCCGTCTCGGCCTCAAGGCCCTCCATGCGGCGACCGAAGGGAAGTTCGATGTCCAGACCGTCGAGATCGGTGTCATAGAGGTCGCAAACCCGTTCTTCCGAAAGATGGAAGCCGCAGAAGTGAAGTCGTTTGTCGATCAGATGGACTTCGAGAGTGTCGCGGAACCTTCAGGGGAGTGA
- a CDS encoding KEOPS complex subunit Pcc1, producing the protein MHEAVFTFHTPAAPLLYRALAPEAGEVAGSRSHEEVALAGPDSLVLMVRAADVHALRAALNMWLRLVNVADEIQEMIRHE; encoded by the coding sequence ATGCATGAGGCGGTCTTTACGTTCCACACGCCGGCCGCGCCCCTGCTGTACCGCGCCCTCGCCCCGGAGGCCGGGGAGGTGGCCGGTTCCCGCTCCCACGAGGAGGTCGCCCTCGCCGGCCCCGACAGCCTTGTCCTCATGGTGCGGGCGGCGGACGTGCACGCCCTGCGGGCGGCGCTGAACATGTGGCTTCGGCTGGTCAATGTGGCTGACGAAATCCAGGAGATGATCAGGCATGAGTAG
- a CDS encoding prefoldin subunit beta, whose amino-acid sequence MSSNISPRVQQQLAMLQQIQQQLQTIVGQKAQYEMAVKETNRAAEELKEVADDAPVYVNVGTVMMQKGKEKVLAELQEKAETLGLRIASLEKQEKVMQTKFEQLQSQVKQALGGAPSQAS is encoded by the coding sequence ATGAGTAGTAATATTTCACCCAGGGTTCAGCAGCAGCTTGCGATGCTGCAGCAGATCCAGCAGCAGCTCCAGACGATCGTCGGGCAGAAGGCCCAGTACGAGATGGCGGTGAAGGAGACGAACCGCGCGGCGGAGGAGCTGAAGGAGGTCGCCGACGATGCGCCGGTGTACGTGAATGTCGGGACCGTGATGATGCAGAAGGGGAAGGAGAAGGTGCTCGCCGAATTGCAGGAGAAGGCCGAGACCCTCGGGCTGCGGATTGCGTCCCTTGAAAAACAGGAAAAAGTGATGCAGACGAAGTTCGAGCAGCTCCAGTCCCAGGTCAAGCAGGCCCTCGGCGGCGCGCCGTCCCAGGCCTCGTAA
- a CDS encoding 50S ribosomal protein L37ae, which translates to MARRNQKAKGKVTGSSGRFGCRYGRFIRKRVVDVERVEKAAHTCPRCDHESVHRVGTGIWECRKCGFKFAGGAYAPQTPSLRVALRTIERAIETQE; encoded by the coding sequence ATGGCGAGGCGTAACCAGAAAGCAAAAGGCAAGGTCACCGGAAGTTCCGGGCGGTTCGGATGCAGGTACGGCAGGTTCATCCGCAAGCGTGTGGTCGATGTCGAGAGGGTCGAGAAGGCCGCCCACACCTGCCCCCGCTGTGACCACGAGTCTGTCCACCGTGTCGGCACCGGGATCTGGGAATGCCGCAAGTGCGGGTTCAAGTTTGCAGGCGGCGCGTACGCTCCGCAGACGCCGTCCCTCCGCGTAGCCCTGCGGACGATCGAGCGTGCAATCGAGACCCAGGAGTAA
- a CDS encoding DNA-directed RNA polymerase subunit P, whose amino-acid sequence MASSYKCARCKQKVEIDQNVRCPYCGHRILFKERGAATKDLKAR is encoded by the coding sequence GTGGCCAGCTCGTACAAGTGTGCGCGGTGTAAGCAGAAGGTCGAAATCGACCAGAATGTCAGGTGCCCCTACTGCGGACACCGTATCCTGTTCAAGGAGAGAGGCGCCGCGACCAAAGACCTGAAGGCTCGATGA
- a CDS encoding Rpp14/Pop5 family protein — MKVRPPTLRTKRRYLLVRVFPPWQETGEKALYLAIADAVTSLFGDARAAVIQPAVLSREGEHAILRCQRGTEGDLAVACSTVTAVGDAKIALRTVAVSGTIAALKRRLLEGGPRKGPESVTYGEKESPAFRYGRHKVDVLQEGIKKQSRVFLTDHEREEI, encoded by the coding sequence ATGAAGGTGCGGCCGCCGACCCTCAGGACGAAGAGGAGGTACCTGCTCGTGCGGGTCTTCCCGCCCTGGCAGGAGACCGGGGAAAAGGCGCTGTACCTGGCTATCGCCGATGCGGTGACCTCCCTGTTCGGCGACGCCCGTGCCGCCGTGATCCAGCCTGCCGTCCTCTCCCGCGAGGGGGAGCACGCCATCCTCCGCTGTCAGCGGGGGACAGAAGGCGACCTCGCCGTCGCGTGCTCGACCGTCACCGCGGTCGGGGACGCGAAAATCGCCCTCCGGACAGTGGCGGTTTCCGGGACGATCGCCGCGCTCAAGAGGCGACTTCTGGAGGGGGGTCCCCGGAAGGGGCCGGAATCGGTCACCTACGGGGAAAAGGAGTCGCCCGCCTTCAGGTACGGACGGCACAAGGTTGATGTACTACAAGAGGGTATTAAAAAGCAGAGCAGAGTCTTTTTGACAGATCATGAAAGAGAGGAGATCTAA
- a CDS encoding ribosome assembly factor SBDS gives MIPLDRAVVARLESHGERFEIGVDPDLAMKARKGEDVPIEDLVAADFVFENFAHGERASDESLVKAFGTTDFEPIARKILTKGEIHLTSEQRRQLIEDKRRQVITYIARNAVNPQTKLPHPPQRIEMAMEEARVSIDPFKHLDELVKETMKALRPLIPIRFEELRVAVRIPADHAPRAYGEMQTATTVEREEWQNDGSWVCVCRIPAGTQSEFYSLVNRLSKGDGQVKVLEQLY, from the coding sequence ATGATCCCACTGGACCGGGCGGTTGTGGCACGGCTTGAGAGCCACGGCGAGCGGTTCGAGATCGGGGTCGACCCCGACCTTGCGATGAAGGCCAGAAAGGGTGAAGACGTCCCTATCGAGGACCTTGTCGCTGCCGATTTCGTCTTTGAGAACTTCGCACATGGGGAACGCGCCTCTGACGAGTCCCTGGTGAAGGCCTTCGGGACGACCGACTTCGAGCCGATCGCACGAAAGATCCTTACCAAGGGTGAGATCCATCTCACCTCGGAGCAGCGCCGGCAGTTGATCGAGGATAAGCGCCGGCAGGTCATCACGTACATCGCACGTAATGCTGTCAACCCGCAGACCAAACTCCCGCACCCGCCCCAGAGGATCGAGATGGCGATGGAGGAGGCGAGGGTGAGCATCGACCCCTTCAAGCACCTGGACGAACTGGTGAAGGAGACGATGAAGGCTCTCCGCCCTCTCATCCCCATCCGCTTCGAGGAACTCCGCGTCGCGGTGCGGATCCCGGCCGACCACGCGCCCCGCGCCTATGGCGAGATGCAGACGGCGACGACGGTCGAGAGAGAGGAGTGGCAGAATGACGGGTCATGGGTCTGCGTATGCAGGATCCCTGCCGGCACACAGAGTGAATTCTACTCTCTGGTCAACCGTCTCTCCAAGGGAGACGGGCAGGTCAAGGTGCTTGAACAACTATATTAA
- a CDS encoding HEAT repeat domain-containing protein, which translates to MEHEYTVDDAEEGLRLALSGAEEARIRGMAAILIGKTGDDPAALVLALGDADKGVRARAMEGLVAQGAVLPLVRALQNPAWRVRYRAAEGLGRIGDRRAVGPLVRALRDEKDHVRYMTAKALGLIADPAARDALLPLLSDPNPPARKAAAFALGRVGGADEALEAALVAEPSGAVRRAIRDALGRP; encoded by the coding sequence ATGGAGCATGAGTACACGGTCGACGATGCAGAGGAAGGTCTCCGCCTTGCCCTTTCCGGGGCCGAAGAGGCCCGCATCAGGGGCATGGCCGCGATCCTGATCGGGAAGACCGGGGACGATCCGGCTGCGCTCGTCCTGGCCCTCGGCGACGCCGACAAAGGGGTGCGGGCACGGGCGATGGAGGGTCTGGTGGCACAGGGTGCCGTCCTCCCCCTGGTCCGCGCCCTGCAGAACCCTGCGTGGCGGGTCCGGTACCGCGCCGCTGAAGGGCTTGGCCGCATCGGCGACCGCCGGGCCGTCGGGCCCCTCGTGCGGGCCCTCCGCGACGAGAAGGATCATGTGCGCTATATGACGGCAAAGGCCCTTGGCCTGATCGCGGACCCGGCGGCGCGTGACGCCCTCCTCCCCCTCCTCTCAGACCCGAACCCCCCGGCCAGGAAGGCGGCGGCTTTTGCCCTGGGGCGTGTTGGGGGCGCGGACGAGGCCCTGGAGGCGGCCCTCGTCGCCGAACCCTCGGGTGCGGTGCGCCGGGCGATCAGGGACGCCCTCGGGCGGCCGTGA
- a CDS encoding 2-isopropylmalate synthase, whose translation MVFFTPGNARKNITLFDTTLRDGEQTPGVSFAVDQKVEIARQLAAIGVGTIEAGFPASSAEEREAVQAVARAVDSARICGLARMRRDDVDACTACGVGMVHVFIPTSDIQREYTIKKSRQEVLDATAEVVAYAREQVPHVLFSAMDATRTDRDYLAEVCLAAVDAGATTVNIPDTVGVMTPTAMKELIAWAVKEVKAPIDVHCHNDFGLAVANTLAAVEAGAAQVQVTVNGMGERAGNADLAETAMALEAIYGIETGVVSNRLLETSRLVSRYAGISIPPGQPVVGENAFAHESGIHAHGIIEHPDTFEPGIMTPEMVGHRRRLKLGKHAGRHAVRQMLADVHMQPDDAALDQVLAKMKAIASRGRRVTDADLYAIAEEVMGMAGVTPAVGLRDIAVFTGTHSMPTASVSLIVDGAEKIGCSTGNGPVDAAMKAILRCLDEPVHLKEFAVESISGGTDAIGHVTITVEDRAGHIFDASASADDIVIASVDAMINAINLLQRVQGTKTGE comes from the coding sequence ATCGTTTTCTTTACCCCTGGGAATGCACGTAAGAACATCACTCTTTTCGACACCACGCTCAGGGACGGCGAACAAACGCCGGGCGTGTCCTTTGCCGTTGACCAGAAGGTCGAGATTGCACGCCAGCTCGCCGCAATCGGAGTCGGCACCATCGAGGCCGGTTTCCCTGCATCCTCCGCGGAGGAGAGGGAGGCCGTGCAGGCGGTCGCCAGGGCCGTCGACTCTGCCCGGATCTGCGGCCTCGCCCGGATGAGGAGGGACGACGTGGACGCCTGCACCGCGTGCGGCGTCGGCATGGTCCATGTCTTCATCCCGACCTCAGACATCCAGCGGGAGTACACGATCAAAAAGAGCAGGCAGGAGGTGCTCGACGCCACCGCGGAGGTCGTCGCCTATGCCAGGGAGCAGGTGCCGCACGTCCTCTTCTCCGCGATGGACGCCACCAGGACCGACCGGGACTACCTGGCCGAGGTCTGTCTGGCGGCCGTGGACGCGGGGGCGACGACCGTGAACATCCCGGACACCGTCGGCGTCATGACGCCGACCGCGATGAAGGAGTTGATCGCCTGGGCCGTGAAGGAAGTGAAGGCGCCGATCGACGTCCACTGCCACAACGACTTCGGCCTCGCGGTCGCAAACACCCTCGCCGCGGTCGAAGCCGGGGCCGCGCAGGTCCAGGTCACCGTCAATGGCATGGGCGAACGGGCCGGCAACGCCGACCTCGCAGAGACCGCGATGGCCCTGGAGGCGATCTACGGCATCGAGACAGGCGTCGTCTCCAACCGCCTCCTGGAGACCTCGCGTCTCGTCTCACGGTACGCCGGGATCAGCATCCCGCCGGGCCAGCCCGTCGTCGGCGAGAACGCCTTCGCCCATGAGAGCGGCATCCATGCCCACGGCATCATCGAGCACCCGGACACCTTCGAGCCGGGCATCATGACCCCGGAGATGGTCGGCCACCGGCGGCGCCTGAAGCTCGGCAAACATGCGGGCAGGCACGCCGTCCGCCAGATGCTCGCCGACGTCCACATGCAGCCTGACGACGCCGCGCTCGACCAGGTCCTGGCGAAGATGAAGGCGATCGCCAGCCGGGGCCGCCGGGTCACCGACGCCGACCTGTATGCGATCGCCGAGGAGGTCATGGGCATGGCAGGCGTCACCCCCGCAGTCGGGCTGCGTGACATCGCCGTCTTCACCGGCACCCACTCGATGCCGACCGCCTCTGTCAGCCTCATCGTCGACGGGGCCGAGAAGATCGGGTGCAGCACAGGCAACGGCCCGGTGGACGCCGCCATGAAGGCGATCCTCCGCTGCCTGGACGAGCCCGTCCACCTGAAGGAGTTCGCGGTCGAGTCGATCAGCGGCGGCACAGACGCCATCGGACATGTCACGATCACTGTCGAGGATCGGGCCGGCCACATCTTCGACGCCTCCGCCTCCGCGGACGATATCGTCATCGCCTCCGTCGATGCGATGATCAACGCGATCAACCTGCTGCAGAGGGTGCAGGGCACGAAAACCGGGGAGTGA
- the moaC gene encoding cyclic pyranopterin monophosphate synthase MoaC, with protein sequence MVEFTHIADDRARMVDVSDKPDVVRVAVAEGRIYLREETLAAIRDGTVIKGNVLATARVAATMAVKDTSRIIPMCHPLALGGVETDFEEGEGCIVARVRVRSYGKTGVEMEALTGVSAALLTVWDMVKSAEKDKDGQYPVTRIEGIRVVEKRKGAV encoded by the coding sequence ATGGTTGAGTTCACCCATATCGCGGACGACCGCGCCCGCATGGTCGACGTCTCCGACAAGCCTGATGTCGTGCGGGTAGCGGTCGCGGAGGGCCGGATCTACCTGCGGGAGGAGACTCTTGCGGCGATCCGCGACGGGACCGTTATCAAGGGCAATGTCCTGGCCACGGCGCGGGTCGCCGCCACCATGGCGGTGAAGGACACCTCCCGCATCATCCCGATGTGCCACCCCCTCGCCCTCGGCGGTGTGGAGACCGACTTCGAGGAAGGGGAGGGCTGCATCGTCGCACGGGTCAGGGTCCGCTCGTACGGCAAGACCGGCGTCGAGATGGAGGCCCTCACCGGCGTTTCGGCCGCTCTCCTCACCGTCTGGGACATGGTGAAGTCCGCGGAGAAGGACAAAGACGGGCAATACCCCGTCACCAGGATCGAGGGGATCCGGGTCGTCGAGAAGAGGAAGGGCGCGGTGTGA
- a CDS encoding TasA family protein, whose amino-acid sequence MKSKILYGVMGIALVSLLIGGGTYAYFSDTETSEGNVFTAGTLDLSVNDTNPWSVPLTLGNMTPGQSTSFGSLTLTNVGSLTGDLYMNITGVVDGGGLAVYPAAGGVSSEPEYVAEGATWDGAAWDATGWAAQDDISTMFTIICNNETGAVSGINGTHLSDPHTYTLIKNNLTAGSGTDLSLNFHLDPAAGNEYQGDNSTFTIQFYLAQHGQMPV is encoded by the coding sequence ATGAAATCAAAAATTTTGTACGGAGTGATGGGCATCGCCCTGGTGTCGCTCCTCATCGGCGGCGGCACATATGCGTACTTCTCGGACACGGAGACGAGCGAAGGGAACGTCTTCACCGCCGGGACGCTGGACCTGAGCGTGAACGATACTAATCCATGGAGTGTTCCGCTCACCCTCGGGAACATGACCCCCGGTCAGAGTACATCCTTCGGCAGCCTGACCCTCACAAACGTGGGGTCGCTAACGGGCGACCTCTACATGAACATTACAGGTGTTGTAGATGGCGGAGGTCTCGCGGTCTATCCAGCCGCGGGAGGAGTGTCTTCAGAGCCCGAGTACGTGGCCGAAGGGGCGACATGGGATGGCGCTGCCTGGGACGCCACTGGCTGGGCCGCGCAAGACGACATCAGCACCATGTTCACCATCATCTGCAACAACGAAACAGGCGCGGTGTCGGGCATCAACGGTACCCACCTCAGTGACCCGCACACCTACACGCTTATCAAGAATAACCTGACTGCCGGAAGTGGGACTGATCTCTCCCTCAATTTCCACCTTGACCCGGCTGCCGGCAACGAGTACCAGGGCGACAACAGCACCTTCACCATCCAGTTCTACCTGGCGCAGCACGGCCAGATGCCTGTATAA
- a CDS encoding 50S ribosomal protein L15e, which translates to MAKSMYAYVREAWRNPDATEVKALLWERMQVWRREGAVVRLARPTRIDRAHSLGYKAKQGVIVVRARVRRGGRRKSRYIRGRRTARMGMRRITAGKSIQRIAEERASKKYRNMEVLNSYWVGEDGRNKWYEIILVDGSHPSVMSDPQLAWIGQANQRGRAERGKTMAGRKGRGQRHKGTGTEKTRPSIRSNANKGK; encoded by the coding sequence ATGGCAAAGTCAATGTATGCCTACGTTCGTGAGGCATGGAGAAACCCCGACGCCACCGAGGTCAAGGCGCTCCTCTGGGAGCGGATGCAGGTCTGGCGGCGCGAGGGTGCAGTCGTGCGGCTCGCTCGCCCGACCAGGATCGACCGTGCACACTCCCTCGGCTACAAGGCCAAGCAGGGTGTCATCGTCGTGCGGGCACGCGTCCGCAGGGGCGGCAGGAGGAAGTCGAGGTACATCCGCGGTCGCAGGACCGCCCGGATGGGTATGCGCCGGATCACCGCTGGCAAGAGCATCCAGCGGATCGCCGAGGAGCGTGCCTCCAAGAAGTACCGGAACATGGAAGTCCTCAATTCGTACTGGGTCGGCGAAGACGGCCGCAACAAGTGGTACGAGATCATCCTCGTCGACGGTAGCCACCCGTCCGTGATGAGCGACCCGCAGCTCGCATGGATCGGTCAGGCGAACCAGCGCGGCCGTGCCGAGCGCGGCAAGACGATGGCCGGAAGAAAGGGCCGTGGCCAGAGGCACAAGGGCACTGGCACCGAGAAGACCCGCCCGAGCATCCGGTCCAACGCGAACAAAGGAAAGTAA
- a CDS encoding signal peptidase I, with product MKKPLELLAAIALVLVAAAALTTPAIGWHVEVVLSGSMEPAIPVGGVVVIGPASPDDVRVGDVITFKSGENRVTHRVVAVEAGSPARFLTKGDANEDADPVPVPAGNVVGRVLFSLPFLGYLAAFVRSPIGFVLTLVVPGLVLIALEVKGLREGSKSEDKEGG from the coding sequence ATGAAGAAACCCCTTGAACTGCTCGCCGCCATCGCGCTCGTCCTGGTCGCCGCCGCTGCCCTCACCACCCCGGCGATCGGGTGGCACGTCGAGGTCGTCCTCTCCGGGAGCATGGAGCCCGCGATCCCGGTCGGGGGCGTCGTCGTCATCGGCCCGGCATCGCCCGACGACGTCCGGGTCGGCGACGTCATCACCTTCAAGTCAGGGGAGAACCGGGTCACTCACCGGGTGGTCGCCGTCGAGGCGGGATCGCCCGCCCGCTTCCTGACCAAAGGGGACGCCAACGAGGACGCAGACCCGGTCCCGGTCCCCGCGGGGAACGTCGTCGGCAGGGTCCTCTTCTCCCTCCCATTCCTCGGCTACCTCGCCGCCTTCGTCAGGAGCCCGATCGGGTTTGTCCTCACGTTGGTCGTCCCCGGCCTCGTCCTCATCGCCCTGGAGGTGAAGGGGCTCAGGGAGGGGTCGAAGAGCGAGGACAAGGAGGGGGGATAG
- a CDS encoding RNase P subunit p30 family protein, whose amino-acid sequence MAYTDACVHPYPDGDTTLPRMALEARDCGFDRIVSTDGNGEFFGVQVIPGIVIAAAHVRDLTRGVRRAPAGALVMVEAGEEGFNRSAVSLGGVHVLRGLSRAGKHAFDHVAARTAAENGVAVEIDLAPVICLRGRERQRVFQRYADVLVLQRHYGFPLTVASNARSALNLRSVREAVGLCSLFGMEEAETLSALSSLDRLMERPEPVQVVE is encoded by the coding sequence ATGGCGTACACCGATGCCTGCGTGCATCCCTATCCTGACGGCGACACGACCCTCCCTCGCATGGCTCTCGAAGCACGGGACTGCGGTTTTGACCGGATCGTTTCGACCGACGGGAACGGCGAGTTCTTTGGCGTGCAGGTGATCCCGGGCATCGTGATCGCGGCTGCACATGTCAGGGACCTGACGCGGGGGGTGCGCCGCGCCCCTGCCGGGGCTCTTGTGATGGTCGAAGCAGGCGAAGAAGGCTTCAACAGGTCGGCCGTTTCCCTTGGCGGGGTTCATGTGCTGAGAGGTCTTAGCCGTGCCGGGAAACATGCTTTCGACCACGTCGCCGCACGGACTGCTGCTGAAAACGGCGTCGCCGTCGAGATCGACCTTGCGCCGGTCATCTGCCTGCGGGGCCGGGAGAGGCAGCGGGTGTTCCAGCGTTACGCGGACGTCCTCGTCCTCCAGCGCCACTACGGCTTTCCCCTCACCGTCGCAAGCAATGCCAGGTCTGCCCTCAACCTGCGGAGCGTGCGCGAGGCCGTCGGCCTCTGCTCACTTTTCGGGATGGAGGAGGCCGAGACCCTTTCCGCCCTATCTTCCCTCGACAGGCTGATGGAACGCCCCGAACCGGTGCAGGTGGTCGAATGA